A region from the Silene latifolia isolate original U9 population chromosome 7, ASM4854445v1, whole genome shotgun sequence genome encodes:
- the LOC141592400 gene encoding protein SHOOT GRAVITROPISM 6 isoform X2, with translation MFTPRLKDVLSRVLPILGSVRDIHRPIFANAFRCWCQAVSQYITEFPSREVLDADVMSFLNSAFELFLKVWAISRDVKVRMSTVEALGQMVGLINRQELKTALPRLIPIMLDLYKKDQEIAYVATCSLHHLLTASLLSETGPPLLDFEDLTVILSTLLPVVFINNDTKEQSKFSVGLKTYNEIQHCFLTIGVVYPEDLFVFLLNKCRLKEEALTFGALSVLKHLLPRLCEAWHHKMPLLVDVVKMLLNEQNVGVRKALSELIVVMASHCYLVGPSGESFVEYLVRHCSLPDQEKDQLESSKESPMFSGSYLPLSSRREVRIGMVGMMELRSTCEKGLLLLTITIPEMEHILWPFLLKMIVPRDFTGAIATVCRCISELCRNKLSSNSIMLSECKSRNDIPNSEVLFARLIILLHDPLGRDRRATYILSVLNFLAPLFPKNVSLFWQDEIPKMKAYVSDTEDLKQDPSCRETWDDMIVSFLAETLDVSQDADWIIILGDTFAKQYDLYTSDDEHSALLHRCLGVLLQKVVDKVYVRDKIDLMYKQADIAVPTNRVGLAKGMGLVAASHLDMILEKLKEILDNVGQSIFQRLISYFSDRSRVENSDDIHAALALMYGYAAKYAPSSVIEARIDALVGTNMLSRLLHVHQPVARQAVITAIDLLGKAVIRAGENGTPFPLKRRDQLLDYILTLMGHDNDDGFINSSVEFLQTEALALSACTTLVSVEPRLTMETRNHVMKAVLGFFALPSEPSDVVNLLIDNLINLLCAILLTSGEDGKSRTEQLLHILRQLDLYVSSPIDHQRRRACQAVHEMLVKFRMLCTSGFCRLGCHGSCGHTKHFDRNLHGNFSNFPSAFVLPSREALTIGDRVITYLPRCADTDAEVRKFSIQILDLFFSISLSLPRQANANSGTDLETCYVALASLEDVIAILRSDASIDPSEVFSRVVSSLCTLLTKDELVAALHGCTNAICDKVKQSAEGSIQAVIEFVTRRKNELSESDISRTTQSLLSALGHVAEKYLRQETLTAISALAENTSSNLVFNEVLATAGRDIVTKDISRLRGGWPMQDAFCAFSQHNVLSFSFLEHVTSVLNHTPIISGISEKGDYSSHGVTNHSEKEILQAAIFALTAFFRGGGKIGKKAVEQSYASVLASLLLQLGTCHALASSGQPEPLRALLIAFQAFCECVGDLEMGKILARNGEHIEDEKWVNLIGELAGCVSIKRPKEIPVICSILCKSLDEPQKFQREAAAGALSEFIRFSDGFDSLLNEMVEALCRHVSDDSATVRRLCLKGLVQIPSVQINQYTTQVLGVILALLEDSDESVQLTAVSCLLLILELSSFEAVEPILLNLSVRLRNLQVCMNAKIRATSIAAFGVLSKFATDTLRDAFLEQVHAVLPRVILHLHDEDVSTRQACRNTMKQIGHFIDIDGTSSLFTAHYLYSDHRSDYEDFIKDLTRHFCQNMASRIGTYLASLMQAFDAPWPVIQANAIYFCSRLLYQTDDQRLLTLYYSQVFGMIVGKMNRSTDAVVRAACSSSLGILLKSGNYSSWRSARLDQADPSLKSH, from the exons GTAAGAATGTCTACTGTTGAAGCATTAGGCCAAATGGTTGGTCTAATTAATAGGCAAGAGCTTAAGACAGCCTTACCTCGGCTTATTCCAATTATGCTTGACCT GTACAAGAAAGATCAAGAAATAGCTTATGTTGCCACATGTAGCCTTCATCATCTTCTCACTGCCTCATTATTATCAGAAACTGGTCCGCCGTTACTTGATTTTGAG GACCTCACTGTTATCCTGTCAACGCTTCTTCCAGTGGTGTTTATAAATAACGACACCAAAGAGCAGTCAAAGTTTTCGGTTGGGTTAAAG ACGTACAATGAAATTCAGCATTGTTTTCTCACAATTGGAGTAGTGTACCCTGAAGATCTGTTTGTCTTTCTTTTAAAT AAATGTAGATTAAAGGAAGAAGCTTTGACATTTGGTGCCCTCTCTGTTTTGAAGCATTTGTTACCCAG GTTATGTGAAGCATGGCATCACAAAATGCCTTTGCTTGTTGATGTTGTAAAAATGTTGTTGAATGAACAAAATGTAGGAGTTAGAAAGGCACTTTCAGAG CTCATTGTAGTAATGGCTTCACACTGCTATCTGGTTGGTCCTTCTGGTGAGTCGTTTGTCGAATATCTAGTACGGCATTGTTCTCTTCCTGACCAAGAAAAAGATCAGCTGGAGAGCTCTAAGGAAAGTCCAATGTTTAGCGGCTCTTATCTTCCCTTGTCTTCCAGAAGAGAG GTGAGAATCGGAATGGTGGGTATGATGGAATTGAGATCAACCTGCGAAAAAGGTCTCTTATTGTTGACAATCACTATCCCGGAGATGGAG CACATTTTGTGGCCATTTCTGTTGAAGATGATTGTTCCTCGAGACTTTACTGGTGCAATTGCCACG GTGTGTAGATGCATTTCAGAATTGTGCAGGAACAAATTGAGTAGCAACAGCATCATGCTTAGCGAGTGTAAATCTCGAAATGATATTCCAAATTCGGAG GTGCTCTTTGCCAGATTAATTATATTATTGCATGATCCTCTTGGAAGGGACCGCCGTGCTACTTATATTCTTTCT GTCCTTAATTTCTTGGCACCCCTCTTTCCGAAGAATGTCAGTTTATTTTGGCAAGATGAG ATACCAAAAATGAAGGCTTATGTTAGCGATACAGAAGACTTGAAGCAGGATCCGTCATGCCGGGAAACCTGGGACGACATGATAGTTAGT TTTCTTGCAGAAACACTGGATGTGAGCCAGGATGCGGATTGGATAATCATTCTGGGAGACACTTTTGCTAAACAGTATGATCTCTATACTTCTGACGATGAGCATTCTGCACTGCTCCACCG GTGTCTGGGTGTCCTGCTTCAGAAAGTTGTTGACAAGGTCTATGTTCGTGATAAAATTGACTTGATGTACAAACAGGCAGATATTGCAGTTCCAACTAACAGGGTTGGCTTGGCAAAGGGTATGGGATTG GTAGCAGCATCACACTTGGACATGATCTTGGAGAAGCTGAAAGAGATTCTTGACAATGTTGGTCAGAGTATATTTCAGAG GCTAATTTCTTACTTCAGCGATAGATCTCGAGTGGAAAATTCAGACGATATACATGCTGCTCTAGCTCTGATGTACGGATATGCCGCAAAATATGCGCCCTCCAGTGTAATTGAGGCTCGAATAGATGCTCTTGTG GGAACAAATATGCTGTCACGGCTTCTTCATGTACATCAGCCCGTTGCAAGGCAAGCTGTTATTACAGCCATTGATTTACTAG GTAAGGCTGTCATCCGAGCTGGAGAGAATGGAACACCTTTTCCTTTAAAAAGAAGAGATCAATTGCTCGACTACATTTTGACCTTGATGGGTCATGACAATGATGATGGCTTTATTAACAGCAGTGTAGAGTTTCTGCAGACAGAG GCCCTTGCTCTAAGTGCTTGCACAACACTGGTGTCAGTTGAGCCGAGATTGACTATGGAAACAAGAAACCACGTTATGAAG GCAGTCCTGGGGTTTTTTGCTTTACCAAGTGAACCATCTGACGTTGTCAACCTACTCATAGACAATCTCATCAATCTTTTATGTGCAATCTTACTTACAAG TGGAGAGGACGGAAAGAGCAGGACGGAGCAGTTGTTGCATATTCTGAGACAACTTGATCTTTATGTTTCTTCTCCTATTGATCACCAAAGGAGAAGAGCCTGCCAAGCTGTTCATGAGATGCTAGTTAAGTTCCGTATGTTATGTACTAGTGGATTCTGCCGGTTAGGCTGCCATGGAAGCTGTGGTCATACCAAGCACTTCGATCGTAATTTGCACGGGAATTTCTCCAACTTTCCTT CTGCTTTTGTATTACCTAGTCGTGAGGCGTTGACTATAGGAGATAGGGTCATCACATATCTTCCACGCTGTGCTGATACCGATGCTGAAGTCCGCAAATTTTCAATTCAG ATTCTTGATCTCTTCTTCAGCATATCTCTTTCACTTCCAAGACAAGCGAATGCCAATTCGGGTACTGATTTGGAAACATGTTACGTTGCTTTGGCTTCTCTGGAGGACGTCATAGCTATTTTAAGAAGT GATGCGTCCATTGATCCATCTGAAGTATTTAGTAGGGTTGTTTCATCTCTCTGCACTTTATTGACGAAGGATGAG CTTGTTGCTGCATTGCATGGTTGCACAAACGCTATATGTGACAAGGTCAAACAATCGGCTGAAGGCTCTATCCAAGCTGTTATCGAGTTTGTTACGAGGAGGAAGAATGAGCTGAGTGAATCTGATATTTCAAG GACAACTCAATCCCTGCTCTCTGCCTTAGGCCATGTGGCGGAAAAATATCTACGCCAGGAAACCCTTACTGCT ATTTCTGCTCTAGCTGAAAACACTAGTTCAAACCTTGTTTTTAATGAAGTTTTGGCTACAGCTGGAAGAGATATTGTCACAAAAGATATATCTAGATTACGTGGTGGTTGGCCGATGCAGGACGCTTTTTGT GCTTTTTCCCAACACAATGTACTTTCTTTTTCGTTCTTGGAACATGTAACGTCAGTCCTTAATCACACTCCGATAATTAGTGGAATTTCAGAGAAAGGAGACTACTCAAGTCATGGTGTTACCAATCACAGTGAGAAAGAGATATTGCAAGCAGCTATATTTGCTCTTACGGCTTTCTTCAG GGGTGGTGGAAAAATTGGTAAAAAGGCTGTTGAACAAAGTTATGCTTCCGTTCTTGCCTCGCTTCTTCTGCAACTAGGTACTTGCCATGCTTTGGCTAGTTCAGGCCAGCCAGAACCTCTACG AGCTTTGTTAATTGCGTTTCAAGCTTTCTGTGAATGTGTGGGTGATCTTGAAATGGGAAAG ATATTGGCCCGGAATGGAGAACACATTGAAGATGAGAAGTGGGTGAACCTTATTGGAGAATTAGCTGGATGTGTGTCCATAAAGCGACCAAAGGAG ATTCCAGTCATATGCTCCATCCTATGCAAGTCCTTAGATGAGCCACAAAAATTCCAAAGGGAGGCTGCAGCTGGCGCTTTGTCTGAATTTATCCGTTTTAG TGACGGGTTTGATTCCTTATTAAATGAAATGGTTGAAGCACTATGTCGTCATGTGTCTGATGACTCTGCGACTGTTAGACGTCTTTGTCTTAAAGGACTTGTTCAG ATACCTTCAGTTCAAATCAATCAATATACGACTCAAGTGCTAGGTGTGATACTTGCTTTGCTTGAGGATTCAGACGAGTCTGTGCAACTTACTGCTGTGTCATGTTTACTCTTG ATACTTGAGTTATCATCTTTTGAGGCAGTGGAACCAATCTTGCTTAACCTTTCAGTACGACTTCGCAATCTTCAA GTATGCATGAATGCAAAAATCAGGGCTACATCGATTGCAGCATTTGGAGTATTAAGCAAGTTTGCAACAGATACACTACGTGATGCCTTCCTTGAGCAG GTACATGCTGTTCTACCACGTGTGATTCTGCATCTTCATGATGAAGATGTCAGCACTCGTCAGGCTTGCAGG AACACAATGAAGCAGATTGGTCATTTTATAGATATAGATGGAACTTCGTCACTTTTTACTGCCCATTATTTGTATTCTGATCATCG GAGTGACTATGAAGACTTCATCAAGGACTTAACAAGGCACTTTTGCCAAAATATGGCTTCAAGGATCGGTACTTACTTGGCATCATTAATGCAG GCATTTGATGCTCCTTGGCCTGTGATTCAGGCAAATGCTATATACTTCTGCAGCCGTTTGCTCTACCAAACGGACGATCAACGCCTTTTGACTCTGTACTATTCACAG GTATTTGGCATGATAGTTGGCAAAATGAACCGTTCGACTGATGCTGTTGTTCGAGCAGCGTGCTCTTCATCATTGGGGATATTATTGAAATCTGGGAATTACAGTTCATGGAGATCAGCTCGACTTGATCAAGCAGATCCTAGTTTGAAAAGCCATTGA
- the LOC141592401 gene encoding carotene epsilon-monooxygenase, chloroplastic, with the protein MSTFTPHTFTSLSSFPKPKTNSRPRSTSTHFSRTIISSSKPTKPKPTSSSSSGSWVSPDWLTTLTRSITSSNDDSNIPIASAKLDDVSDLLGGALFLPLFKWMNSYGPIYRLAAGPRNFVVVSDPGIAKHVLRNYGTKYGKGLVAEVSEFLFGSGFAIAEGSLWTARRRAVVPSLHKRYLSIIVDRVFCKCAERMVEKLKASASTDTPVNMEAVFSQLTLDVIGLSLFNYNFDSLNTDSPVIDAVYTSLKETEARSTDILPYWKVKALCKIIPRQIKAENAVTVIRETVEELIAKCKEIVEAEGEMIDNEEYVNDADPSILRFLLASRVEVSSIQLRDDLLSMLVAGHETTGSVLTWTAYLLSKDPSSLLKAQEEVDRVLQGRPPSYEDTKELKFLTRCIMESMRLYPHPPVLLRRAQVDDTLPGDYKVNPGQDIMISVYNIHHSAQVWERAEEFIPERFDLDGPVPNETNTDFRFIPFSGGPRKCVGDQFALLEAIVALAILLQNMDFELVPDQDITMTTGATIHTTNGLYMRLKQRARDPVFAT; encoded by the exons ATGTCCACCTTCACTCCCCACACCTTCACCTCACTCTCTTCCTTCCCAAAACCCAAAACCAACTCCAGACCCCGCAGCACCTCAACCCACTTCAGCCGCACCATAATATCCTCCTCAAAGCCCACCAAACCAAAGCccacctcctcctcttcctcGGGCTCATGGGTCAGCCCAGATTGGCTAACCACCCTAACCCGGTCCATAACCTCAAGCAATGACGACTCAAACATACCCATTGCTAGTGCTAAACTGGATGACGTGTCTGACCTACTTGGTGGGGCCCTATTCTTGCCGTTGTTCAAATGGATGAACTCATATGGGCCCATCTATAGACTTGCTGCTGGGCCCCGCAACTTTGTTGTGGTTAGTGACCCTGGTATTGCTAAACATGTGCTTAGGAATTATGGGACTAAGTATGGAAAGGGACTTGTTGCTGAAGTTTCTGAATTCCTTTTTGGTTCTGGTTTTGCTATTGCCGAGGGCTCTCTTTGGACG GCGAGGCGCAGGGCTGTTGTTCCATCACTTCATAAGAGATATCTATCAATTATAGTTGATAGAGTTTTCTGCAAATGCGCTGAAAGGATGGTAGAGAAGCTGAAAGCTAGTGCCTCGACTGACACCCCTGTGAACATGGAAGCCGTATTTTCACAACTTACACTTGATGTCATTGGTCTATCACTATTCAACTACAATTTTGACTCTCTAAATACCGACAGTCCTGTAATTGATGCTGTTTACACTTCACTCAAGGAAACGGAGGCTCGTTCCACTGACATCCTACCTTACTGGAAG GTTAAAGCTTTATGTAAAATAATTCCACGACAAATAAAAGCTGAGAATGCAGTTACTGTGATCAGGGAAACTGTTGAAGAACTTATTGcaaaatgtaaggaaattgtgGAAGCTGAAGGTGAAATGATTGATAATGAAGAGTATGTCAATGATGCTGATCCAAGTATCTTACGTTTCTTGCTGGCTAGCAGGGTTGAG GTCTCAAGTATACAACTGCGAGATGACCTCTTGTCAATGCTTGTTGCTGGACATGAAACTACTGGTTCAGTTTTAACCTGGACAGCTTATCTTTTAAGTAAG GATCCTTCTTCCTTATTAAAAGCTCAAGAAGAGGTTGACAGGGTTCTACAGGGAAGGCCTCCTTCATATGAAGATACAAAAGAGCTCAAGTTTCTGACACGCTGCATTATGGAATCAATGCGTTTGTATCCTCATCCTCCA GTTTTACTGCGAAGAGCTCAAGTGGATGATACCCTTCCTGGAGACTACAAGGTCAATCCTGGTCAAGATATAATGATATCTGTATATAATATCCATCATTCAGCTCAG GTGTGGGAGAGGGCAGAGGAGTTTATTCCAGAACGGTTTGATTTGGATGGTCCGGTTCCTAATGAAACAAATACTGATTTCAG GTTTATACCATTCAGTGGAGGGCCTCGTAAGTGTGTAGGTGATCAATTTGCTTTACTGGAAGCTATTGTGGCTCTTGCAATCCTTCTCCAGAACATGGATTTTGAGTTGGTTCCAGATCAGGACATTACTATGACTACTGGAGCAACCATCCACACTACAAAT GGCTTGTACATGAGACTGAAACAACGTGCAAGGGACCCTGTATTCGCTACATGA